A single genomic interval of Aneurinibacillus sp. REN35 harbors:
- the kamA gene encoding lysine 2,3-aminomutase encodes MSLLERDLNNEKQAPAVGHGWHAAPAKTRNFRDIELWKDVTDEQWNDWLWQLTHTIKSVEDLKKVVNLTPEEEEGVRISTQTIPLNITPYYASLMDPDDPRCPVRMQSVPVSAEIMKTKYDLEDPLHEDEDSPVPGLTHRYPDRVLFLVTNQCSMYCRYCTRRRFSGQVGMGVPKKQLDAAINYIANAPEVRDVLISGGDGLLINDTVLEYILKNLRAIPHVEIIRIGTRAPVVFPQRITENLCNILKKYHPVWLNTHFNTPLEITPESKLACEMLANVGVPVGNQAVILAGINDSVPIMKKLMHELVKIRVRPYYIYQCDLSEGIGHFRAPVSKGLEIIEGLRGHTSGYAVPTFVVDAPGGGGKISLQPNYMISQSPDKVVLRNFEGVITSYPEPKNYTPGRADAYFNEQYGITEEEEGVGITAIMRDEKFNLVPEGLRRMNKRQNYQQADDHASLKDRRDKRDEMKAKLAKAKDNK; translated from the coding sequence ATGAGCTTACTAGAAAGAGATCTGAATAATGAAAAGCAAGCGCCAGCAGTAGGTCATGGATGGCATGCAGCTCCTGCAAAAACACGTAACTTTCGCGATATTGAACTTTGGAAAGATGTAACGGATGAACAATGGAATGATTGGCTCTGGCAGCTTACTCATACAATCAAAAGTGTGGAAGATCTGAAGAAAGTCGTAAACCTAACTCCAGAGGAAGAAGAAGGCGTACGAATTTCTACACAGACGATTCCGCTGAATATTACACCATACTATGCTTCTCTTATGGACCCTGATGATCCGCGTTGTCCTGTTCGTATGCAGTCTGTTCCTGTATCGGCAGAGATCATGAAGACAAAATATGACTTAGAAGATCCGCTGCATGAAGATGAGGATTCGCCTGTTCCGGGCTTAACACACCGCTATCCGGATCGTGTTCTATTCTTGGTTACAAATCAGTGCTCCATGTACTGCCGCTACTGTACACGCCGCCGCTTCTCCGGCCAAGTAGGCATGGGCGTGCCGAAGAAGCAGCTCGATGCAGCAATTAACTACATCGCTAATGCGCCGGAAGTACGCGATGTGCTTATCTCCGGCGGTGACGGCCTGCTAATTAATGATACCGTGCTTGAATACATTCTTAAAAACCTGCGCGCCATTCCACATGTAGAGATCATCCGCATCGGAACCCGCGCACCAGTCGTATTCCCGCAACGTATTACGGAGAACCTGTGCAACATTTTGAAGAAATACCATCCGGTATGGCTGAATACGCACTTCAATACACCGCTTGAAATCACACCGGAATCAAAGCTTGCCTGTGAAATGCTGGCTAATGTCGGCGTACCTGTAGGAAACCAAGCCGTCATTCTTGCCGGTATTAATGACAGTGTACCAATCATGAAAAAACTGATGCATGAGCTGGTCAAAATCCGTGTACGTCCGTATTACATTTACCAATGTGACTTATCTGAAGGTATCGGACATTTCCGTGCTCCCGTATCAAAGGGTCTTGAGATTATTGAAGGCCTACGCGGACATACATCCGGCTATGCTGTACCAACATTCGTCGTAGATGCTCCTGGAGGCGGCGGAAAAATCTCGTTGCAGCCAAATTATATGATCTCGCAAAGTCCAGACAAGGTTGTTCTTCGCAACTTCGAAGGTGTAATCACCTCCTATCCAGAGCCAAAAAACTATACGCCTGGCCGTGCGGACGCCTACTTCAATGAGCAGTATGGCATCACCGAAGAAGAGGAAGGCGTGGGCATCACCGCAATTATGCGTGATGAGAAGTTCAATCTGGTTCCGGAAGGACTGCGACGCATGAATAAGCGCCAAAACTATCAGCAAGCAGACGACCATGCATCGCTTAAAGACCGCCGCGATAAACGCGACGAGATGAAAGCAAAATTAGCAAAAGCAAAGGACAACAAATAA
- a CDS encoding YokU family protein translates to MKCIWCETEEAKEGRLDCYWVTPDGKATVQIQSIPSVDCPNCYDKFVPEDTSQKIEDALYLNDISSLGAAFTYEQLLQAPRINLFNAKSQ, encoded by the coding sequence ATGAAATGCATCTGGTGTGAGACTGAGGAAGCGAAAGAAGGCCGACTGGATTGCTACTGGGTAACACCGGACGGAAAAGCCACCGTGCAAATTCAAAGCATCCCTTCTGTGGATTGTCCGAATTGCTACGATAAATTCGTCCCAGAAGATACTTCGCAAAAAATCGAGGACGCACTATACTTAAACGATATTTCCTCTTTAGGTGCGGCATTCACGTATGAGCAGCTCCTACAGGCACCGCGCATCAACTTATTTAATGCCAAATCGCAATAA
- a CDS encoding amino acid permease, with protein MKQREHSSSHELKRTMKSRHLFMISLGGVIGTGLFLGSGYTINQAGPGGAVLAYLTGGLIMYLVMLCLGELAVAMPVAGSFQTYATKYIGPGVGFTIGWMYWLNWAVTVGVEFTASGLLMKRWFPDSPVWLWCIIFAGVLFLLNALSARSFAETEFWFAGIKVAAILLFIIVGAAAMFGFVSLNSTGQAPGFSNFVNDGGLFPNGMTAVLLTMIAVVFAFQGTELIGIAAGESEDPEKNIPRAINTTVWRTIFFYIISMIILVSLIPWRQAGVVESPFVMIFDSVGIPYAADIMNFVILTAVLSVGNSGLYASTRMLWAMSRNGMASPFLSKLTKRRVPLNALLVTLAVACLSLLSSVIAENTVYMWLLSISGMAGIIIWMSVAASQFMFRKRFLAEGGHLKDLAYKTPLYPLVPIVCFIACTIVFISMAFVEEQRMALICGIPFMIACYAYYRIRIHPKKEAERLFEGSESNEPSSLQIANK; from the coding sequence ATGAAACAACGCGAGCATTCGTCTTCGCATGAATTAAAGCGCACAATGAAAAGCAGACACCTGTTCATGATTTCTTTGGGCGGTGTAATTGGTACAGGATTGTTTCTCGGGTCTGGCTATACGATTAATCAAGCCGGACCCGGAGGCGCAGTCCTCGCCTACTTAACAGGCGGATTGATTATGTATCTGGTGATGCTCTGTCTTGGGGAACTGGCGGTCGCTATGCCGGTTGCCGGCTCCTTTCAAACATATGCCACCAAGTACATCGGACCCGGAGTCGGTTTTACAATCGGCTGGATGTATTGGCTCAACTGGGCGGTTACGGTCGGTGTCGAATTCACCGCTTCAGGACTTCTTATGAAGCGATGGTTTCCCGATTCACCGGTCTGGCTGTGGTGTATTATATTTGCCGGAGTGCTTTTCCTTCTCAATGCACTCTCAGCGCGCAGCTTTGCTGAAACCGAGTTTTGGTTTGCCGGCATCAAAGTAGCAGCGATCCTGTTGTTTATTATTGTAGGTGCAGCAGCTATGTTTGGCTTTGTCAGTCTTAACAGCACAGGACAAGCCCCCGGCTTCTCCAATTTTGTTAATGATGGCGGTCTTTTCCCTAATGGAATGACAGCGGTTCTTCTGACGATGATCGCCGTAGTCTTTGCCTTCCAGGGAACGGAGCTTATCGGGATTGCCGCAGGTGAGAGTGAAGATCCGGAGAAGAATATTCCACGTGCCATTAACACGACAGTATGGCGCACGATTTTCTTCTATATCATTTCGATGATTATTTTAGTCAGTCTCATTCCTTGGCGTCAGGCTGGTGTCGTGGAAAGCCCGTTCGTCATGATTTTCGACAGTGTGGGGATTCCTTATGCCGCCGATATCATGAATTTCGTTATTCTAACCGCTGTTCTATCTGTAGGCAATTCAGGTCTGTACGCATCAACTCGTATGCTCTGGGCAATGTCGCGCAACGGAATGGCAAGCCCGTTTCTTAGCAAGCTTACCAAGCGCCGCGTCCCATTGAATGCTCTTCTTGTAACACTTGCTGTCGCTTGCTTGTCGCTGCTTTCAAGTGTAATTGCTGAGAATACAGTCTATATGTGGCTGCTCTCAATTTCTGGTATGGCGGGTATTATCATCTGGATGTCCGTTGCGGCTTCGCAATTTATGTTCCGCAAGCGCTTTCTTGCTGAAGGCGGACACCTAAAGGACTTAGCATACAAGACTCCGCTATATCCGTTAGTTCCTATCGTTTGCTTCATTGCCTGTACTATCGTATTCATCAGTATGGCCTTTGTCGAGGAGCAGCGAATGGCGCTCATCTGCGGTATTCCATTTATGATTGCATGCTATGCGTATTACCGGATACGGATTCATCCAAAGAAGGAAGCGGAACGGCTTTTCGAAGGGTCAGAATCAAACGAGCCCTCCTCGTTACAAATCGCCAATAAGTAG
- the spoVAC gene encoding stage V sporulation protein AC: MVSKEQKKKLTPTQMEYQTLAQAHEPARPVMKNVLRAFFVGGFVCLIGQFIQTFFMNYFHFTEKTAGNPTVAVLIFISVLLTGLGVYDKIAQYAGAGTAVPVTGFANSIASAAMEHRSEGLVLGVGGNMFKLAGSVIVFGVFAAFIIGLVKWAWMAIGGMS; this comes from the coding sequence ATGGTCAGCAAGGAACAAAAAAAGAAACTCACTCCCACCCAAATGGAATACCAGACACTCGCACAGGCACACGAACCGGCTCGACCGGTTATGAAGAACGTGCTGCGCGCTTTTTTTGTAGGCGGCTTCGTCTGTCTTATCGGGCAGTTTATCCAGACTTTCTTTATGAACTACTTCCACTTCACCGAGAAAACAGCGGGAAATCCGACTGTCGCTGTTCTAATCTTCATCTCGGTGCTGCTCACCGGTCTTGGGGTCTATGATAAGATCGCTCAGTATGCGGGAGCAGGAACCGCTGTCCCTGTTACCGGATTCGCCAACTCCATTGCGTCTGCCGCTATGGAACACCGCAGCGAAGGTCTTGTACTTGGTGTTGGCGGCAATATGTTCAAACTCGCTGGTTCTGTCATTGTGTTTGGCGTTTTCGCCGCGTTTATTATTGGGCTTGTTAAATGGGCATGGATGGCGATAGGAGGAATGTCGTAA
- the spoVAD gene encoding stage V sporulation protein AD: MLQGHQSWVFPSKPVILSSAAVGGPFEAKGNLADDFDLLYGDIWLQQDSFEKAEKKMLEDACDTAIKKAGIQKGEINFLLAGDLMNQIISSSFSARTVGVPYLGIFGACSTSMEGLALAAQLIDSGAAKYALAGTCSHNATAEKQFRYPTEYGSQKPPTAQWTVTGAGAAVVGPSGTGPRITAATIGRVVDMGITDPFNMGAAMAPAAVDTIEAHFRDLQITADHYDLIATGDLGKVGHAIARDLLAKHGIAVPESKLTDCGLLIYNDETQDVLAGGSGCACCATVTYGHLLKRLQAGEWKRILVIATGALLSPLSFQQNESIPCVAHAVAIEQ; the protein is encoded by the coding sequence ATGCTACAGGGACACCAATCATGGGTTTTTCCAAGTAAACCTGTTATTCTATCGTCTGCCGCGGTCGGCGGACCGTTCGAAGCGAAGGGAAATCTAGCGGACGACTTCGATTTACTGTATGGCGATATTTGGCTGCAACAGGATAGTTTTGAAAAAGCGGAGAAAAAAATGCTCGAAGATGCCTGTGATACTGCGATTAAGAAAGCAGGCATCCAAAAAGGCGAAATCAACTTTCTTCTTGCTGGCGACCTGATGAACCAAATCATCTCCAGCAGCTTCTCCGCACGTACTGTCGGCGTTCCATATCTTGGTATTTTCGGAGCCTGCTCCACCTCTATGGAAGGACTGGCTCTTGCCGCTCAACTCATCGACAGCGGCGCTGCTAAGTATGCACTTGCAGGTACATGCAGCCACAATGCAACTGCTGAGAAGCAGTTCCGCTATCCGACAGAATATGGCTCACAAAAACCGCCGACCGCTCAATGGACTGTAACAGGTGCAGGTGCGGCTGTCGTCGGTCCATCCGGTACAGGCCCACGTATTACCGCAGCCACCATCGGCCGCGTCGTCGATATGGGGATTACCGATCCGTTCAATATGGGTGCTGCTATGGCCCCTGCCGCTGTAGATACCATCGAAGCACATTTCCGCGATTTGCAGATTACCGCCGACCATTATGACTTGATCGCAACAGGCGATTTAGGGAAGGTCGGTCATGCGATTGCACGCGATCTCTTAGCAAAACATGGCATAGCTGTTCCGGAAAGCAAACTGACCGATTGCGGCCTGTTGATCTATAACGATGAAACACAAGACGTCCTGGCCGGTGGAAGCGGCTGTGCCTGCTGTGCGACCGTCACCTACGGCCATCTGCTCAAACGACTCCAGGCCGGAGAATGGAAGCGCATCCTCGTTATTGCTACAGGCGCTCTTCTCTCCCCGCTCAGTTTTCAGCAGAACGAGAGCATTCCCTGTGTGGCACACGCAGTTGCCATCGAACAATAA
- the spoVAE gene encoding stage V sporulation protein AE codes for MIFFWAFVIGGLICVIGQLLMDVGKLTPAHTMSTLVVAGAILDGFGWYEPLITFAGAGATVPITSFGNALVHGAMQEMQSDGVVGIITGIFEVTSAGISAAIIFGFLGALVFKPKG; via the coding sequence ATGATTTTTTTCTGGGCTTTCGTCATTGGAGGTCTTATCTGTGTCATCGGCCAATTGCTGATGGATGTCGGAAAGCTAACCCCCGCCCATACCATGTCTACACTCGTCGTAGCAGGAGCCATCCTAGACGGATTCGGATGGTATGAACCGCTCATTACATTCGCCGGGGCAGGCGCAACCGTACCGATTACAAGCTTTGGCAATGCACTGGTACACGGCGCGATGCAGGAGATGCAATCTGATGGTGTTGTAGGGATTATTACCGGTATTTTTGAAGTAACCAGCGCAGGCATTTCAGCCGCCATTATTTTTGGATTTCTTGGCGCTTTGGTGTTTAAACCAAAAGGATAA
- a CDS encoding DUF1657 domain-containing protein, with protein sequence MTVSAQVKQALASLKSAQASLETFALSTQNQQAKQLFTQNAQQTQTIIDALEPRIQQLEQEEPQYKGF encoded by the coding sequence ATGACAGTATCAGCACAGGTGAAACAAGCGCTGGCGAGCTTAAAAAGCGCGCAGGCCAGCTTAGAGACTTTTGCTCTGAGCACACAAAATCAGCAAGCAAAGCAGCTTTTCACCCAAAACGCGCAGCAAACCCAAACCATTATTGATGCGCTCGAACCGCGTATTCAGCAATTGGAACAAGAGGAGCCACAGTACAAAGGCTTCTAA
- a CDS encoding DUF421 domain-containing protein — protein MDVVNIALRAFFALVTLFIITRLSGKKQLAQLTFFEYIVGITIGDITAFIATDLENNLLHGYTSLIVFAAIPFLIDYLSLKSKFVRDLFEGKGTILIKEGKVLEDNMKKEHISTDELLEQLRLKGAFKVADVEFAMLETNGQVSVLPKRQAQPATIKDLQLNLPNEEEPETVIMDGNILLDSLRASGHTEQWLHTELEKSGVTLDNVFIGQIDSQGQLYLDVYNDQLQMPTPSQNQLLLATLKKCQADFEMFALETKAPRAKQIYGKAAEKLQQTVDQVSPYLR, from the coding sequence GTGGATGTTGTAAACATCGCATTACGCGCTTTTTTTGCACTGGTGACCTTATTTATCATCACACGGTTAAGCGGCAAAAAACAGTTAGCACAGCTTACGTTCTTCGAGTACATAGTCGGCATTACGATCGGCGATATTACCGCATTTATCGCCACAGATCTTGAGAATAATCTGCTGCACGGGTATACAAGTCTAATCGTATTTGCCGCAATTCCGTTTCTTATTGATTACCTTTCATTAAAAAGCAAATTCGTACGCGACCTATTCGAAGGAAAAGGCACCATACTAATCAAAGAAGGCAAAGTATTAGAAGACAATATGAAGAAGGAGCATATCAGCACAGACGAGCTGCTTGAACAGCTTCGTCTTAAGGGTGCTTTCAAAGTAGCAGACGTGGAGTTCGCCATGCTTGAGACCAATGGACAGGTAAGTGTCTTACCAAAAAGACAAGCACAACCCGCTACTATCAAGGACCTACAGCTAAACCTACCTAACGAGGAAGAACCGGAAACAGTCATTATGGATGGAAACATTCTGCTTGATTCTTTACGGGCGAGCGGGCATACAGAGCAATGGCTGCATACAGAACTCGAAAAAAGCGGCGTCACACTCGATAACGTATTCATCGGTCAAATTGATTCGCAAGGTCAGCTTTATCTTGACGTCTATAACGATCAGCTGCAAATGCCTACCCCAAGCCAGAATCAGCTTCTGCTCGCCACGCTTAAAAAGTGTCAAGCCGACTTTGAAATGTTCGCTCTTGAGACCAAAGCACCCAGAGCAAAACAAATCTACGGCAAAGCAGCCGAGAAGCTGCAGCAAACTGTCGATCAGGTAAGCCCGTATCTTCGGTAG